In a single window of the Podarcis raffonei isolate rPodRaf1 chromosome 14, rPodRaf1.pri, whole genome shotgun sequence genome:
- the GTF2A2 gene encoding transcription initiation factor IIA subunit 2, which produces MAYQLYRNTTLGNSLQESLDELIQSQQITPQLALQVLLQFDKAINSALAQRVRNRVNFRGSLNTYRFCDNVWTFVLNDVEFREVTELVKVDKVKIVACDGKNTGSNAAE; this is translated from the exons ATGGCCTACCAGCTCTATAGAAATACCACGCTGGGGAATAGTCTTCAGGAGAGCCTAGATGAGCTCATACAG TCTCAGCAGATCACCCCCCAGCTTGCCCTTCAAGTGCTACTTCAGTTTGACAAAGCTATCAATTCTGCATTGGCACAACGGGTCAGAAACAGAGTCAATTTCAGG GGCTCCCTGAACACATACAGATTTTGTGACAACGTTTGGACATTTGTACTGAATGATGTTGAATTCAGAGAGGTCACTGAGCTTGTGAAAGTGGATAAAGTGAAAATAGTAGCCTGTGATGGAAAAA ATACTGGTTCCAATGCTGCAGAGTGA
- the GCNT3 gene encoding beta-1,3-galactosyl-O-glycosyl-glycoprotein beta-1,6-N-acetylglucosaminyltransferase 3, translating into MYWFERKFLGRISRLLVFGSLMLFATGLLKYSTWQCGFSHLGKDIADPGIQFCKDRLYQSVRLAPEGNISCSRISRGDPKEIEKAILSRLQLKNKRDLLGEKEYLNMTEDCGLFKESRRYIEFPLSKEEEDFPIAYSMVVHDQIEMFERLLRSIYAPQNVYCVHVDRKAPEPFQEAVRAIASCFGNVFVASKLERVVYASWSRVQADLNCMEDLLQSKVHWKYLLNTCGTDFPIKTNAEIVHALKLLNGKNNMESEKPSESKKGRWKYRHEVTNSVVRTSTAKNPPPQSSPMFTGNAYIVVTREFVQHLFEDPMAKALIEWSKDTYSPDEHLWATLHRMPGVPGSVPFSAKFDLTDMNAIPRLVKWSYSEGDISKGAPYPPCSGSYRRAVCVYGAGDLHWMITQHHLFANKFDPRVDDYALQCLEEYLRYKLIYGKQL; encoded by the coding sequence atgtaTTGGTTTGAAAGAAAGTTCCTGGGTCGAATCTCACGCCTGCTGGTGTTTGGGAGCCTGATGCTGTTTGCCACTGGCCTTCTGAAATACTCCACTTGGCAATGTGGCTTCAGCCACTTGGGAAAAGACATCGCAGACCCCGGGATTCAGttctgcaaagacaggctctaccAGTCTGTGAGACTCGCTCCCGAGGGAAATATCAGCTGCTCACGGATCAGCAGAGGGGACCCCAAAGAGATCGAGAAGGCTATTCTGAGCAGGCTGCAACTCAAAAACAAAAGGGATCTCCTGGGAGAGAAAGAGTACCTGAACATGACTGAGGACTGTGGACTCTTCAAAGAAAGCCGGAGGTATATCGAGTTCCCACtgagcaaagaggaggaggatttcCCCATCGCTTACTCCATGGTGGTCCATGATCAGATTGAAATGTTTGAGAGACTGTTGAGGTCCATCTATGCCCCCCAGAATGTGTACTGCGTCCACGTTGACAGGAAGGCCCCAGAACCTTTCCAAGAGGCAGTCCGGGCCATTGCCTCCTGCTTTGGGAATGTCTTTGTGGCATCTAAGCTGGAGCGTGTTGTGTATGCTTCGTGGTCCAGGGTCCAAGCTGATTTGAACTGCATGGAAGACCTCCTTCAGAGCAAAGTACATTGGAAATACCTCCTGAACACCTGTGGGACAGACTTCCCCATCAAAACCAACGCAGAGATTGTCCATGCTCTAAAGCTTTTGAATGGGAAAAACAACATGGAGTCAGAGAAACCGTCAGAGAGCAAAAAGGGCCGGTGGAAGTACCGGCACGAAGTGACGAATTCTGTGGTGAGAACCTCCACTGCAAAGAACCCCCCTCCACAAAGCTCCCCCATGTTCACTGGGAACGCATACATCGTGGTCACCAGAGAGTTTGTTCAACATCTTTTTGAAGATCCAATGGCAAAAGCACTGATAGAGTGGTCCAAAGATACTTATAGCCCAGACGAACATTTGTGGGCCACTCTGCACCGGATGCCGGGAGTCCCAGGGTCAGTCCCCTTTAGTGCTAAATTTGACCTGACGGACATGAACGCCATTCCAAGGTTGGTGAAATGGTCCTACAGTGAAGGAGACATCAGTAAGGGGGCCCCTTATCCTCCTTGCTCAGGCTCTTACCGGCGAGCAGTGTGTGTCTATGGGGCAGGCGACCTACACTGGATGATCACCCAGCACCACCTGTTTGCCAACAAGTTTGACCCCAGAGTTGATGACTATGCCTTACAGTGTTTAGAAGAGTACCTGCGCTACAAATTAATCTATGGGAAGCAGCTCTGA